The genomic region ccacaatcaactgtatggagagtcctacgagaaaggttagttatgaaaccttatcgtctgaaattggttcaagcactgtctgcagctgataagattaaaagaatcgatttctgtgattttatccttgctcaaatggaaacagatgaatctttcgtttcaaagattgtgtttagtgatgaagcaactttccacactaacgggaaagtcaaccgtcacaatgtctgtatatggggcactgagaatcagcgggaaacaactcagtatgaacgtgactcgcctaaggtgaacgttttctgtgccatttcagccactaAAGTTTtttgtccctttttcttcgaaggtgctactgtaactggactgcagtatctggagatgttagagaattggctgttccctcagctcgaacaagaagcacaacaattcatatttcagcaggatggagcgccaccacattggcacttatctgtccgtaactacctgaacgtcaactacccgaggcgatggatcggccaccaggcagcccgtgacagagcacttcatcactggcctccaagaagccctgatcttaccccctgcgattttttcttatgggggtaggttaaggatatggtgtttcggccacctctcccagccaccattgatgatttgaaacgagaaataacagcaggtatccaaactgttgcgcctgatatgctacagagagtgtggaacgagttggagtattgggttgatattgctcgagtgtctggagggggccatattgaacatctctgaacttgtttctgagtgaaaaaaaacctttttaaatactctttgtaacgatgtataacagaaggttatattatgtttctttcattaaatacacatttttaaagttgtggtattctttttgaatcaccctgtatagtatccTTTAGATAgcaatttccgagtaaattattatgttggagataagcctctgcaatgaggaaaagctcaaaaacaaaaaaacaaaaagtaatGGAAAAGAGACGTAAGTTAGAGACGGGACGTCTCACCTTTCTGCTGTTGTCAGACGGAGGAGGCAGAGAGCCCCATGCGGTAGCCGAAGAAGGCGTCGATGAGGtagagcagcgcagacagcagcgCCAGGCAGCCCAGGGAGAGGCCCGATGCTCGCTCGCTGGCCACCAGCCCGGAGAGCTCGGCGCGGACGCGCGCCCAGTGCTCGGGGCCCGCCGTCATGGGGATCATGCCGACGCTGCGCCAGAAGTCGACCGCCACGGCGCCTGCCACTAGCAGCAACAGCGCGCCGCACACGCTGAACATGAACTCCTGCACAGACGCACACAGACGCTGAGTGCGGTTCAGTACTTCCAGTCTGCTGCCAGGGGTACGAGCCTGTTACCAGCAGCAGCAATATGCAACATAGGCTGAACACGAAGtactgtgcacacacacacacacacaccaaacaaagCAAACCAAACAATCTCCCCAGTAAAGTGTGACAagaccgctattattctctatatctacatctatatttacattaatactccgcaatccacaatacggtgcatggcggagggtacctcgtaccacaactagcatcttctctccctgttccactcccaaacagaacgagggaaaaatgactgcctatatgcctctgtacgagccctaatctctctttctTATCCTTTTGGTCTTTCCGCGaattgtaagttggcggcagtaaaattgtactgcagtcagcctcaaatgctggttctctaaatttcctcagtagtgattcacgaaaagaacgcctcctttcctctagagactcccacccgagttcctgaagcatttccgtaacacttgcgtgatgatcaaacctaccagtaaaaaatctagcagcccgcctctgaatgtcctccctcaatccaacctgatagggatacaaacgctcgagcagtactcaagaataggccgtattagtgttttataagcggtctccttcacagatgaaccacatctttccaaaattctaccaacgaaacgaagacgactatccgccttccccacaactgccattacatgcttgtcccacttcgtatcgctctgcaatgttacgcccaaatatttaatcgacgtgactgtgtcaagcgctacactactaatggagtattcaaacattacgggattctttttcccattcatctgcattaatttacatttatctatatttagagttagctgccattctttactccaatcacaaatcctgtccaagtcatcttgtatcctcctacagtcattcaacgacgacagcttcccgtacaccacagcatcatcagcaaacagccgcacattgctatccaccctatccaaaagatcatttatgtaggtagaaaacaacagtggacctaccacatttccctggggcactccagatgataccctcacctccgatgaacactcatcatcgaggactacgtactgggttctattacttaagaagtcttcgagccactcacatacttgggaaccaatcccatatgctcgtaccttagttaggagtctgcagtggggcaccgagtcaaacgctttccggaagtcaaggaatatggcatccgtctgatacccttcatccatggttcgcaagatatcatgtaaaaaaatggcgagttgcgtttcgcaggagcgatgctttctaaagccgtgataatacatggacagcaacttctctgtctcaaggaaattcattatattcgaactgagaatatgttcgagaatcctgcatcaaaccgatgttatggatattggtctgtaattttgaggatccgtccttctacccttcttatacacaggactttacgttgggcaagagattcgcgataaatgcaagttaagttcCCAACTTTTCTTAGACCATTACGTCTGTATGTAATTAGACATTTGCTAGTACCTCCAACTTTAGTACCTTATAGATATTTATGGAACACTTTTAGGTTTAAAATTATGAAACATGAAtgatatttacactgaagagccaaagaaattggtacacctgcctaatattgtgtagggcccctgtgagcacgcagaagtgccgcagtgggatgtggcatggagtcgactaatgtctgaggcagtgctagagggaactgacaccatgaatcctgcaggcctatcCATAAATCTgcgagtatgagggggtggaggtctcttctgaacagaacattgCCAGGAACCCCAGatgtgctcaacaatgttcatgtctggggagtttggtggccagcgaaagtgttcaaactcaga from Schistocerca cancellata isolate TAMUIC-IGC-003103 chromosome 7, iqSchCanc2.1, whole genome shotgun sequence harbors:
- the LOC126092086 gene encoding uncharacterized protein LOC126092086; this encodes MQAKMFAVKVKDLKQPGFILKILEIAMLLTTTLVARLGRGGGPVSFHRLSPDADTLGQGVCLAYLIITPVLLLGYLTGEIGHQRRKMEFMFSVCGALLLLVAGAVAVDFWRSVGMIPMTAGPEHWARVRAELSGLVASERASGLSLGCLALLSALLYLIDAFFGYRMGLSASSV